In Rhodococcus qingshengii JCM 15477, the sequence CAGGTTCGATGCCTGAGCTGCCAGCGGCTGATCTCCCGCACCACTCTCGCGGAGAGGCTGGAAGAAGCCAATCCCGGATTCGCCGAAACAGTCGCTGCTGCAACAGGAGTCGAAATCGCACCCGACGCAGATGCCGTGATCGAATCCACCGCACACTTTCGCGTCGTGGATTGCGCCGTGTGCGGTGGCTTACTCAAACCGGACATCGTCTACTTCGGCGAATCCGTCCCCAAGGAACGCGTCGCCCGTGCATACAGCCTTGTCGACCAATCCGACGCACTGTTGGTAGCCGGGTCGTCGTTGACCGTGATGTCCGGCCTACGTTTCGTCCGGCATGCCGCCAAGACCGGGAAGCCGATCGCCATCGTCAATCGAGGCACGACTCGCGGCGACGAATTCGCCGACCTCAAGCTCGAAGTCGGTTGCGCTGAAGCACTTTCCGCCCTCGTCGAGCACGAAAGCTACAGCGCCACCAAGTCGTCCGCGTGAACCACAGGACGCTGCATGTCGGCCGGCAGATCGGTGGTGGAGCGCCCCAGGATCTCCTCGATCTCCGCAGCGTCGAACGCAACGACACCCCGGGCGACGGGCTTCTCCCCCGGCCCCATCAGGGACACGACGTCGCCGGCGTGGAAGTCACCGGATACACCGACGATGCCAGCGGACAGAAGGCTTCGACGCTTGGACACGACCGCGCGGACGGCGCCTTCGTCGAGGTGGAGGTCACCCGATGTGTCAGCGGCGTGACGAACCCAGAATCGGCGTGCCGACAATCGCGTCGGCCGCGGCGCAAATGCCGTTCCGACATCGGCACCACTGAGTGCCTGCGCAGCGTCCGATGCTGCCGCGAGCAGAACCGGCACGCCGGAATCAGCGGCCAGGCGTGCTGCTGAGAGCTTCGACGCCATGCCTCCGGTACCGAGGGCGCCACCCGAACCGGCAACCACACCGTCGAGATCCTCGGGACTGTTGACCTCGGGAATCAGTGTGGCATCGCCCTTTCGGGGATCCCCGTCGTACAGTCCGTCCACATCCGACAACAGGATCAACGCGTCGGCGCCGACCAGATGAGCAACCAGTGCAGCCAGCCGATCGTTGTCACCGAATCGAAGTTCGGTGGTGGCAACGGTGTCGTTCTCGTTCACGATCGCCACCGCGTGCAATGCCCGTAGACGATCGAGTGTCCGTTGGGCGTTGCGGTGCTGCGTCCGTCGAGCGATGTCGTCAGCCGTGAGTAGAACCTGCCCGACGGTACGGCCGTAACGGGCGAACGACGTACCCCAGGCGTGAGCCAGAGCCAACTGA encodes:
- a CDS encoding NAD-dependent protein deacetylase: MPTDNSRLDALPELLAGRRLAVLTGAGISTDSGIPDYRGPDSPPRNPMTFQQFIGDPAFRRHYWARNHIGWRYMDSSRPNQGHRAVAALERTGRAVGVITQNVDLLHTKAGARNVIDLHGTYAQVRCLSCQRLISRTTLAERLEEANPGFAETVAAATGVEIAPDADAVIESTAHFRVVDCAVCGGLLKPDIVYFGESVPKERVARAYSLVDQSDALLVAGSSLTVMSGLRFVRHAAKTGKPIAIVNRGTTRGDEFADLKLEVGCAEALSALVEHESYSATKSSA
- the proB gene encoding glutamate 5-kinase; this encodes MLGSTRESIASAHSIVVKIGSSALTSLVAGLDTHRLDLLADAIEARMRAGSDVVVVSSGAVGAGLAPLGLTKRPRDLATKQAAASVGQLALAHAWGTSFARYGRTVGQVLLTADDIARRTQHRNAQRTLDRLRALHAVAIVNENDTVATTELRFGDNDRLAALVAHLVGADALILLSDVDGLYDGDPRKGDATLIPEVNSPEDLDGVVAGSGGALGTGGMASKLSAARLAADSGVPVLLAAASDAAQALSGADVGTAFAPRPTRLSARRFWVRHAADTSGDLHLDEGAVRAVVSKRRSLLSAGIVGVSGDFHAGDVVSLMGPGEKPVARGVVAFDAAEIEEILGRSTTDLPADMQRPVVHADDLVAL